A genome region from Lucilia cuprina isolate Lc7/37 chromosome 3, ASM2204524v1, whole genome shotgun sequence includes the following:
- the LOC111683898 gene encoding leucine-zipper-like transcriptional regulator 1 homolog, with protein sequence MLRAILGSDSTDSQEEAAAAAGGGGAVGTASSSAGVIGSGKTSNSPAASSQGSGSVKGSGIGSGRLSSSFCRGGCSRSISSSAVLNNYDYGTPATVAPSTSIHSASGCIACEADKHYQQQQQQHHHSETVERKSRRSFATRSSCSKMSHSSSSSMRGSSRSCLSNNSKSVSPGSYSCNALNVDFSTYTATHQWTKMLECAEFVGAKRSKHTVVAYKDAMYVFGGDNGKTMLNDLIRFGVKDKSWGRACATGTPPAPRYHHSAVVFGNSMFIFGGYTGDIHSNSNLTNKNDLFEYEFQRAMWVEWKFSGKMPVARSAHGAAVYDNKMWIYAGYDGNARLNDMWTLNLTGENHQWEEIEQKGERPPTCCNFPVAVARDCMYVFSGQSGMQITNSLFEFNFKTKTWRRIGNEHVLRGVASQPPSRRYGHTMVHHDRFLYVFGGSADSTLPNDLHCYDLDSQVWSIIQPEPNSDVPSGRVFHASAVISDAMYIFGGTVDNSVRRGDTYRFQFSSYPKCTLREDYGKFFNEKQFCDIQFIVGPEETKIMAHIAFVAARSQYLRTKILAARDARLQQMEKVFGSGCIEVRTCTQGPNQEPLLEVRLPNANPEAFEIILNYIYTDRIDLKESYNKNIIILITDIYQLAGLFLMPRLAHGCIQYLDFKINKQNVLEALYNADKKKIQIVKDHCMHFLIKEENFSDVVMSNEFSDLDKPLLVEIIRKKLNPSKIVADPNMDKNVGTTLESDMAVFLESTGKDFCDINLVLDGQVIMAHKSILSARTQYFQAMFRSFMPPDNTVNISIGDILPSVEAFQSLLRYIYYGETKLPPQDALYLFQAPHFYGLSNNRLHSFCKYSLEHNITYENVLQTLEASDYTKIFDIKEHALNLIVKDFARVARLPKISGLSRELLLEIIRAVADSHGEFLTRISINTDI encoded by the exons ATGCTAAGGGCGATTTTAGGGTCGGATTCGACCGATTCTCAGGAGGAAGCAGCTGCTGCCGCCGGTGGCGGAGGAGCAGTAGGAACAGCTAGTAGCAGTGCAGGTGTAATAGGTAGTGGCAAAACTTCGAATAGTCCAGCTGCTAGCTCGCAGGGCAGTGGTAGTGTTAAAGGCAGCGGTATTGGCTCGGGCAGATTGTCTAGTTCGTTTTGTCGTGGTGGATGCAGCCGCTCGATATCTTCCAGTGCAGTTCTTAACAATTACGATTACGGCACTCCGGCCACAGTAGCTCCCTCAACTTCCATACATTCGGCCAGCGGCTGTATAGCATGCGAAGCTGATAAACActatcagcagcagcaacaacaacatcatcactCAGAAACAGTAGAGCGTAAAAGTCGCCGCAGTTTTGCCACACGCAGTAGTTGCAGCAAAATGTCAcattccagttctagttctatgcGTGGCAGCTCACGCAGTTGCTTATCGAATAATTCAAAATCCGTTTCGCCCGGTAGCTACAGTTGTAATGCCTTAAATGTAGACTTTAGCACCTACACGGCCACCCATCAATGGACAAAAATGTTGGAGTGTGCTGAATTTGTGGGAGCCAA ACGTTCCAAACACACAGTGGTGGCCTATAAAGATGCCATGTATGTCTTTGGCGGTGACAATGGCAAGACTATGCTTAACGATTTAATACGTTTTGGTGTTAAAGATAAATCCTGGGGCCGAGCCTGTGCTACGGGTACACCTCCTGCTCCTAGATACCATCACTCTGCGGTGGTATTTGGTAATTCTATGTTTATATTTGGTGGCTATACGGGTGACATACACAGCAATTCGAATCTCACGAATAAAAATGATCTATTTGAATATGAATTTCAAAGAGCCATGTGGGTGGAGTGGAAATTTTCGGGAAA AATGCCTGTGGCTCGTTCTGCTCATGGTGCTGCAGTTTATGATAATAAAATGTGGATCTATGCGGGTTATGATGGTAATGCCCGTCTTAATGATATGTGGACATTGAATTTAACA gGTGAAAACCATCAATGGGAGGAAATCGAACAGAAGGGCGAAAGACCGCCAACTTGCTGCAATTTTCCAGTGGCTGTGGCACGCGACTGTATGTATGTGTTCTCAGGACAAAGTGGTATGCAAATAACGAATTCtttatttgagtttaatttcaaaactaaaac CTGGCGTCGTATTGGCAACGAACATGTTTTAAGAGGTGTAGCCTCTCAACCACCCTCTAGACGCTATGGTCACACTATGGTCCATCATGATCGTTTCTTATATGTTTTTGGTGGTTCAGCTGATTCTACTTTACCCAATGATTTACATTGCTATGATCTAGATTCACAGGTGTGGTCGATTATACAACCTGAACCGAATTCAGATGTACCCTCGGGTAGGGTGTTTCATGCTAGTGCGGTAATAAGTGATgctatgtatatttttggtGGCACTGTGGACAATAGTGTTCGACGAGGTGATACCTATCGCTTTCAATTCTCTAGCTATCCCAAATGTACTCTACGTGAAGATTATGGcaaatttttcaatgaaaaacaattttgcgATATACAATTTATAGTGGGTCCCGAAGAAACGAAAATAATGGCTCATATAGCTTTTGTAGCGGCACGTTCACAATATTTAAGAACTAAAATTTTAGCGGCTAGAGATGCAAGACTACAGCAAATGGAAAAGGTATTTGGTTCGGGTTGCATAGAAGTGCGCACTTGTACGCAGGGTCCTAATCAAGAACCTCTATTGGAAGTACGTTTACCCAATGCCAATCCCGAAGCTTTTGAGATTATACTCAACTATATCTATACAGATCGTATTGATCTAAAGGAATCGTATAATAAGaatattattattcttattacGGATATTTATCAATTGGCGGGTTTATTTTTAATGCCACGTCTGGCTCATGGTTGTATACAGTATttggattttaaaattaataaacaaaatgttttggaGGCGTTATACAATGCGGATAAGAAGAA gataCAAATTGTCAAGGATCATTGTATGCATTTCCTAATCAAAGAGGAAAACTTTAGCGATGTTGTTATGTCCAATGAATTTAGTGATTTAGATAAACCTTTATTGGTGGAAATTATACGCAAAAAACTAAATCCTAGCAAAATAGTAGCTGATCCTAATATGGATAAGAATGTGG GCACCACTTTGGAAAGTGATATGGCAGTGTTTTTGGAATCTACCGGCAAAGATTTTTGCGATATAAACTTAGTTTTAGATGGTCAAGTTATCATGGCTCATAAGTCTATATTATCGGCGCGAACACAATATTTCCAGGCCATGTTTCGTTCATTTATGCCACCGGATAATACGGTTAAT ATTTCCATTGGTGACATACTACCCTCCGTCGAAGCCTTTCAGTCCCTACTGCGTTACATCTATTATGGCGAAACGAAATTACCGCCCCAAGATGCTCTCTACCTATTTCAGGCTCCTCACTTCTACGGCCTCTCCAACAATCGTTTACATTCGTTTTGCAAATATTCACTCGAACATAATATAacttatgaaaatgttttacaaaccCTAGAGGCTTCAGATTATacgaaaattttcgatattaaAGAACATGCCTTAAATTTAATAGTTAAGGATTTTGCACGTGTGGCACGTTTGCCAAAAATATCCGGTCTATCACGTGAGCTATTATTGGAGATTATACGAGCTGTTGCCGATTCACATGGTGAATTTTTAACACGTATTAGTATTAATACAGATATCTGA